A window of the Pelagicoccus enzymogenes genome harbors these coding sequences:
- a CDS encoding VPDSG-CTERM sorting domain-containing protein, whose amino-acid sequence MKLKTILATAAGLLATSSLFGLSSFSDDFEGDLSAWTGKSGGAHSGVIVADPLDGSNHVLAFSNSVGGGDIFTIDAVSTVGSYLLSFDYMAGAQSNGSGFLGLSLGLPGTHTWLAGTSYGGLTFNLIEDGTWHHYEAIIANPWPGQPVHLMLEDFRTPAENAYFDNLVLRDSSLAVPDSSTTSALLGLGLLGLVAIRRRVSRS is encoded by the coding sequence ATGAAATTGAAAACAATTCTCGCGACTGCCGCTGGGCTGCTCGCTACCAGCAGTCTGTTCGGTCTTAGCTCATTTAGCGACGACTTTGAAGGAGATCTCTCCGCATGGACTGGAAAGTCGGGGGGCGCTCACAGCGGAGTCATCGTAGCCGATCCGCTTGATGGAAGTAATCATGTTCTTGCTTTCTCCAATTCGGTAGGAGGTGGAGACATTTTCACCATTGATGCGGTTTCGACCGTCGGAAGCTATCTGTTGTCTTTCGATTACATGGCGGGTGCCCAAAGCAACGGGAGCGGTTTCTTAGGCTTGAGCCTAGGGCTTCCCGGAACCCACACCTGGCTTGCGGGCACGAGTTATGGCGGTCTGACTTTCAACCTGATCGAAGACGGTACTTGGCATCATTACGAAGCCATCATCGCCAATCCTTGGCCCGGCCAGCCTGTCCACCTCATGCTCGAAGATTTCAGAACGCCTGCCGAGAATGCCTACTTCGATAACTTGGTATTGAGGGATTCCTCCCTGGCTGTTCCGGACAGCAGCACCACGAGCGCCTTGCTCGGTCTTGGCCTGCTAGGCTTGGTCGCGATCCGCCGCCGCGTTTCTCGTTCGTAG